The Bacillus sp. B-jedd sequence AGTAACTTTATTTAAATGATAAAAAACCACCCTTTCTTCAATTAGGCATTGAGGAAAACGGTGGTTTTTTATTTTTGCCTGAGTAAGCTTGGGATTACTTCGCAATCATGACGGAGCTTGATTTAATGACCGCTGTTGCCTCGTCCCCAACCTGAAGTTCCATGGATTCAGCGGAAGTTGTCGTGATGCTTGCAATAATCTCAATGCCGTTCGCGTCAATTGTAAGTTCCGTAGAAACCGGCCCTTCTTTCATGTCCCTAACCGTACCTTTAATTTGGTTCCGCGCAGATAGCTTCAAAATGATCACCTCGCTTTGTCATTAGTGAACTTTCAGCATATCACTTACCCCTTCCAAATAATTTCCAAACTAAAATAGTAGAAGACTTAGAGCCCGAACCGTGGTGGCTGGATGGTCCTTCGGTCACTAAGGGCCGATTTAGAGCCCGAACCGCGGTGGCTGAATGGTCCTTCGGTCACTAAAGGCCGATTTAGAGCCCGAACAGCGATGGCTGAATGGTCCTTCGGTCACTAAAGGCCGAGTTAGTGCCCGAACAGCCACCGCAGCTTAGTCCTTCGGTCACTAAAGGCTGACTTAGAGCGTGAACAGGGGTAGAGAAGTTGTCCAGATGCAAATTCGCGGAAGATTTCCTTTTTGGAGCGGAAATCAACCGTAAGATTTGATGATAATAAAAGTTAACCAATATCTATGACTTGCAGCTCTTGACTGGAGCTGCTTTTTTTCACCATCTTTTCACTTTCCCCGTTTATGATACCAATATCAAACTAGACGGAGTGGTGGAAGATGAAGAAGTGGAAAGTATATATCCCGGCGATCATCGTTGTGCTGATTTGCACGGCTTTACTAATATATGAGTTTTATGCAGCCCCAACTGGAGGTCCGCACGTCCGTGGCCCGCATCCGGAAGACGGGTTTCATCCGGACGGCAAGCATTTTGGAAAAAGCCCTCTCCATGAAGTATTCAACTGGTTCGGGACGTTGGCGATTATTGGCGGGGCGGTTACGTATTCCTGGGTACGTTTCAAGAAAAAGCTGAAATCCCAGTCTCCGTTGATTAAAAGGTTTTCAAAGCTTCTGTTTCGTGTGCATAATATAGTTGGATATGCCATTCTCATTCTTGGTATGGCACATGGCGCTTATTATTTGTTGACTGAAAAACTGGCCCACAAAGGCATGTTGAGCGGCATTGCGGCCTTTGTTCTGCTTTTGGCGGTTGGTGTTTACGGATTTTTAATCAGAAGATTGAAGAATAAATACACAAGGAAGGTCCATTTTTGGGTAAGCAATGCCTCACTGATCGCGCTTTTAATCCACGCGGGGGGATCGTTTATCGGACCGGCCGCGGCGACGCTCGCTATTTGGGGCATTATTGAAGTCGCCGAAAGGACTGTTTGGCAAAAACGGCTCGCTTAGGAGTGTAGAAATGAATATTTTATTGGCTGAAGACGATATGAAGCTTGGGCAGCTTGTTTCCCATATGCTAAAGAAAAAGGGCGGATATCGGGTCGATTGGGTCGAGCATGGCGAAGACGCTTATGATTACGCGCTTGCTTCCCATTACGATGTCCTCGTTCTCGATTGGATGATGCCAGAGAAGGATGGAGTCACCGTCTGCCGGGATCTTCGGTCGGAAGGGTATGGCGGGCCAATTCTCATGCTGACGGCGAAGGATGCCATCCAGGATCGGGTCGATGGGCTTGATGCCGGAGCGGACGATTATTTGGTGAAGCCGTTTGAAATTGACGAACTTTTAGCCCGGATTCGCGCGCTGGCCCGCCGTAATTTTGCCCCGATTCAAGAGGAAGTTGTCCCATTTGGGCGGTATACCTTGAATCGGACAAGCCGTAATCTTTACGTCGACGGACATGAAATTCAGCTTTCTCCCCGGGAATTCCAATTGCTTGATCTTCTTTTGCAAAATAAAGGGCAGGTCCTGACGAGGGATATTCTCCTTGACCGGATTTGGGGATATGATGCGGACGTTTCTTATAAAATTGTCGACGCGACAGTGAAGCTGCTGCGTAAAAAACTGGGTGCGGATCTGATTCAAAGCATCCGCGGGGTAGGGTATAAACTTGAAGGATAAACTACAAACTTGGCGGCAGCGCTTATTTGGCGGGGATGTCCTCAGCCGGACGCAAAAGCGCTTAACATTTTATAACAGCGGGCTGCTGATGGTGCTGCTGATTCTGTTTGCTATCATCGTCTATTTGCTTTTATATAGTGTCATGGCGGTTCAAGAGAAACAGAATTTGCAGAATCTGATTAACCAGACGCTAGTGTATCAGGGGGAAGTTCAAGAAAAAACAGAAAATCTGCGGGAAGATCCGTTAATGGCTGTGAACGAAGATTTATTCTATTATGCGATTGTCGATTCAGCGGGAAATGAGCTCGCCGGAAACTCCCGGATCAGGCCAATCCAGCAAACGATTTCCGCCAGCATTCGGGGCTGGGTTCCGAGAGAAGGGGAAACGAAATCCGCCGAATTTACCATTCCCCGTCCATCCGGGATTGGCGGGATGCATCGCCATATGGAACGCTTTGAAGAACATCCGGTCCATCTTCTGATAGCCGGGAAACCGATTTATAAGGGCAGACAGCTTGCAGGGATTGTTTACGTGGGAATTGATCAAACCACTCATAAAAAGCTGTTCAGGGTGCTGCTCTGGATTTTGATCAATTTGGTCTTGTCCTTCTATTTAGTCGCGTTATGGGTCAGCCACATTATGGCAAAAAAGGCCATGGAACCTGTTCGGAAGTCTTTTGCGAGGCAAAGGGAGTTTGTCGCGGATGCCTCACATGAATTGAGGACTCCGCTTAGCGTCCTTCATACATCCATTGAGGTCCTCGAGATGGAGGAGGAAGAGTCATTCTCCGATTATTCACGGCAGGTAGTCGATGATATGAAGGATGAAGTGAAACGGATGACAAAGCTCGTCGGCGACTTGCTGACACTGGCGCGGATGGATTCAGGAAAGGCCGATGTCATCCTCACTCCGTTTGATATAGGGCCTTTTGCGGAGCAAATCGTCCGTTCCATCCAGCCGATCGCCGCGCAAAAAGGCATTCAAGTCGATGCGCAACTTTTGCCAAGCCTTGAAGTAGTGGGAGATGCCGAAAAGCTGAGGCAGCTATTCTACATTTTGCTTGATAACGCGATGAAATACACTCCAGAAAACGGGAGGATCCACGTTGCCCTTGAAATAAAAGATAAGTATTGGGAGTTGCGTGTGAAAGATTCTGGCGTCGGCATCAGTCCGGAAGACCAGAAGAAGATATTCGATCGGTTTTACCGCGCTGACAAGCACCGCTCCCGCCAGCATGGCGGCACTGGGCTTGGCCTGTCTATTGCCCGGTGGATTGTTGCCTCGCATAAAGGTGATATTTTTGTCAAAAGTGAATACGGAAAAGGAAGTGAATTTATTGTCACCATTCCTCTTTCCATCCAGCAGGCTGCCACTTGAGAAGTGGCAGTTTTTTTGTTGCAAAATTTTATATTGGGGCAGCACCTTATTAGGTAGGCAGTGTATTTTGTGTGATTTTTGGGAATGTTCAGCCAAAATTAGAGGGATAATTCCCTGGCCAATCGAATAGTTTATAAGATGGATTTGCAAAAGTTCCATTTTAATAGGAGGAGGTCAATATGCTAAGTAAAAGTTTGATTGAAGATGTTCTGACAGCAGCTTTATCGACTGGCGGGGATTTCTCTGAAGTTTTCATTGAGGACCGGTTTACGAATAATTTGACACTGCAAAGCGGGAAAATTGAAACAGCGCTGTCCGGCCGTGACTTTGGGGTCGGCATCCGGGTGTTCAAAGGATTCCAGAGTGTGTATGCGTATACAACAGATTTTGAAAAAGAGGGGCTATTGAAAGCGGCGAACCGCGCGGCCCAGGCAATCAAAGGAACGCCGGAAACGAGGCTGGTATCGTTTGAGCAGCAATCCGCAGGCATCATTCATCCGATCAGAATCATGCCGCAGGAAGTGGGGAAATCCCGGAAGGCTGCTGTCTTGAACGCGGCATACGAGAAGACGAAAAACTATCATTCTTCGATTGCGCAAGTGACTGCCCGCTATATGGATGAGGAGCAGAATGTCCTCATTGCCAACTCAGAAGGGACTTTCATCGAAGATAAACGGGTCCGCTCCAGACTGGCGATCCAGGCGGTTGCTGTCCGCGGAAATCAGATGGAGACTGGTTTTTACGGCCCTGGCGCAATGCGGGGATTTGAGTTTTTTGAAAATCTGAATCTGGACCATTACGCCAATGAAGCGGCCCGGATTGCGGTAACAATGCTCGATGCGGCTCCATGCCCAAGCGGTAAGTTCCCTGTCATCATCGATAATGAATTCGGCGGCGTCATTTTTCATGAAGCTTGCGGCCATGGCCTTGAAGCGACAGCTGTGGCAAAAGACAATTCTGTTTTCGCCAATCGGATCGGCGAAAGGGTAGCGCCGGAAATCGTTTCGTATATTGATGATGGGACAATTCAGAATGAATGGGGTTCAATCAATATCGACGATGAGGGCGAAAAGGCACGGAAAAATGTCCTGATTGAAAATGGAATTCTGAAAGGTTATTTGATTGATAAATTCAATTCGCGGCGGATGGGGATGGAATCGACCGGTTCCGGGAGAAGGGAATCCTTCCGGTTTGCACCGACCTCCAGGATGACGAATACATACATTGCCCCGGGCAAATCGACGCCGGAAGAGATTATATCGAATACCGAACGTGGGCTTTATGCGAAGTATATGGGCGGCGGTCAGGTCAATACGGCAACAGGGGATTACAATTTTGCCATTATGGAAGCCTATGAGGTCAATAACGGGAAGCTAGGCAAGCCGTTGAAAGGCGCCACGTTAATTGGAAACGGCCCGAAAACCCTGCAGCTCGTTGATATGGTTGGCAACAATTTGGGCCACGGAGCGGGAATGTGCGGTTCCATGAGCGGAAGCATCCCGGTGAACGTGGGCCAGCCGATGATTCGCGTCAGTGAAATCACTGTTGGCGGGACAAAGGGGGAATAAACGATGAAGATTCAAGAGTTGCTGTTCCGTGAAGCGGAAAAGAACGGGTTTACGGATGTGGAAGTTTATTTTGAAAAGAAAGAAGTATTTGGCTGCAAAGTGTATAAAGGCGAAATTGATCAGTATGAGGTCGCCGAGGATGGCGGCCTGTCGTTCCGCGGTAAAATTGATGGGAGAATGGGTTACGCTTATACGGAAAAAGTCGACGAGGCCTCCATTCCTTTCCTGATCCGGAATGCCAAGGAAAATGCCGAAATTCTGAATGCCGATGATGCTGAGGAGATTTTCGCGGGAAGCAGCCACTATGAGCAGGGAGATTTCTTTTCAGAAGAATTGGAAGAAGTAAGTATTGTCGACAAAATTGAATTTGTTAAAGAGGTTGAAAGGGAACTTCTCGCTCTTGACCCGCGCATCCAGCCGACGGATTATTGCATGATTCGGAATGAGTCGGTAACGAGAACTCTTTCCAATAACAAGGGACTCAATGTGAGTGACCGGCTAAATTTTTTATTTGCCTATCTAGAAGCGATTGTGAAGGATGGCGAAGAAATCAAGACAGCGTTTGAATTTCAGGTGACAAAAGATTTCGAATCGCTAAACGCTAAGGAGATTGCGAAAAAAGCCGCAGATCAGGCGTTGGCGCAACTGGGCTCAAAGTCAATCGAGAGCAAAAATTATCCTGTGTTGCTCAGGAACGATGCAGCGGCAAATCTCTTATCTGTTTATTCAGCGAATTTCTCCGCCGAGGAAACGCAGGCCGGCAAATCCCCATTGAAGGATAAAGGCGGCCAGGCGATTGCGTCCGATAAAGTAACGATTGTCGACGATCCTTTCCTTGAAGGCGGCTTTGGCTGCCGGACATTTGACAGCGAGGGAGTCGCCACAAGCAAATTGACCGTCATGGAGTCTGGCGTTCTGCAAAACTTGCTCCATAATCAAAAAACGGCGAAAAAAGCGGGGACGGAAACAACGGGGCATGCATATAAGCAATCGTATAAGTCAGCCGTCAAAGTCGGGCCATCCAATTTTTATATAGAGCCTGCTTCAAAGAATTTGGATGAGTTGCTCGGCGGAATGGACGAAGGAGTTCTAATTACGGAGCTTTCCGGGCTGCATTCAGGGACCAATACGGTATCCGGGGACTTTTCGGTTGCGGCGAATGGCTTTTACGTGAAAGATGGCAAAGTCCAGCATCCTGTTAATTTGATGACGATTGCCGGCAATTTCTACGATATGCTTGCCGGGGTTGAAGATGTTGGCTCTGACTTGATTTTCCCAATGCTGCCGATCGGTTCTCCGTCAATCCTTGTGAAGTCGCTGTCTGTGACGGTGGAGTAAGGGTGATTTTTAGCAGAGGGTAATGTTTTTAGGGTGTGAATAGTGTCATGTACGACTGCCGCCGAATTTGGCGGCGGTTTTTTATTTTCCAAAAAATTCTCCTGCGGCATCGATTCTTTCACTATCTTTTCTCTTTTCTTTCCTATACTCCAAGTAGTCAAACAGAAAGGAATGATGAAAGTGGAAAAGAAAAAGAAGAAAAGTGGGTTTAGGTGGCTTCTTGGAGGCTTCGCCCTGCTGGCCGTTGTCTTGGTTGCCCTTCATTTTGCCGGAAGGAACGGGATGATTCACCAGTATTACTTCCCGGGGCAAAGTCAGGCGCAGGGTTTCATGCAGGATACGTTCCAGAAAGGGAAGGAGATTACCGGCAATTTTAATGGCCAAGCCTTTGAGGGCAGAGGTGGTATGATGCATGGCGGAATGGGACACGGCCCGAAATTCGGACAGCCCGGAGATATGATGGGCAGGCACCATGGATTTAATGGCCACCACGGCTTCGGATTTGGGTTTGGGGGCATCTTCTTTGTACTTGGCGGACTGCTGCTTGCACTGATTGGCCTGTATGTCAGGGGAAAAAGCGATAAGAAATGGCTCGGTAATGCATTGATTGTCCTAGGGCTTCTGCCGCTCTTGGCAAGGCTCCCAATCCTGCCGCTCATTCTCATTGGTGTCATTGTTTACTGGCTGGTAAAGAAAGTCCGCCCAGGCCAAAAATTCGAAGCAGCACCTGTTTCCTTCCAGCCGGAACCATCTATGAATGGACAGTTCCTGGATGAATGGGAACGCACAAATAACAAGGAGGAAAACTAACATGGCATTATTTAAAAGGATAAAAAACATCGTAACAGCGGATTTACATGAGGCACTGGACAAGTGTGAAAATCCAATGGCAATGCTCCAGCAGCATTTACGCGAAATGGACCAGCAGGTGGCTAAAGCAGAAAAGGCGTTAGCAGGGCAATTTTACTTAGAGAAAAGGTATGAAATTTTGCAGGAAGAGGCTGAAGCGACAGTAGCTAAACGTGCCCGTCAGGCAGAGCTGGCTGTTGCAAAAGGCGATGATGCCGTGGCGAAAATCGCTCTTCAGGAAAAAATCGCCGAGGAAGCCAAATTGCAGATGCTCAAAGAACAGGCAACATTGACAAAAGAAAATACCGCCAAGCTTGTGGAACAAATTGAAAAGCTGAAAGCCGAATACCAGGACTTCCAATTCAAAAAATTGGAGCTCGAATCAAGAGTCCATGCGGCAAGATCAATCAAGCAAGGCCAGGAAATGCTGTCTGCATTTAAGTTTGAAGGAACGTCAAAAGGACTGGCAGGAGCAAGAGAATATGTGTACAAGCTTGAAGCAGAAGCAAAAGCCGGCGAGCATTTCCACCAGGTTGCCATTACGCCGTCTGTATCACCATCATTCCAGGCAGAAGTCGAAAAGCAATTTGAGGCCCTAAAGCAGCAACGGGCAGAATGAATTCCACATAATAAAGGATGAAACCCACAATTCCAGCAGGATTCCTTTAAATTAAAACAGTCGGCTTTTTTGCCGGCTGTTTTTGTTAATCATCCTTAAAAATCTGGATTACTGGTTTATGGGGGGAGAAATGTTATCCTATATAGGTTGAACTTAATAATTACGCCATATAAATTAAAATAGCTGGTTGATTGGAGCTCAGGCATGTAGACTCCTGCGGGATAGAGCAGCAAGGGGAGACCCCGCAGGAGCAAAGCGACGAGGAGGCTCCACTGATGCCCCGCGGAAAGCGAAATGCCCGGAGTGGAAATCAACCACCTCGTTCTCCTTTGAATACCGATCTGTAAATTCAACCTATTTTTTATTGAAATATTATATAAAACACGTAGAAACACTGAAAGGTGATAGAAGTGGACAAAATCGATTTAATTAAGGGAAGCATCCAGGATTTACAAAAGGTTTATCCCCGTTTTACGGAAGATTTCGCGCCTGAAGAACAAAAAAGTTACCGTCAGCTTGAATCCCTTTTAAAGGAAGGAAATTATCAGCTGCTTTTTGCAAAAGACAACACAATTGAACAAATAATAGGTTATGCATTTATTTATGAGTTCGCCACCGTGCCTGCAATTTGGATTGATTACATCGCGATTCATGAAGAGCATCGCGGCGGCGGGTATGGCTCTCTCTTCTTTAAGAAAATTGCGGACTACAGGCAGAATGGGATTGGGGTTTTCCTTGAGGTGGAGATACCGGAGGCCGAGGAGGGAGAAAACAGGACCATTCAGCTAAGGCGGATTTCCTTTTATGAACGGCTCGGGGCTAATAAATTGGATGTTCCTTATCTCCTGCCAACGATAAATGGCGGCTTTCCAATGTATCTCTATTTCAAAAGCACTGATCGTGTAAATATATTACGAAAAGAACAAATCCAGGCAGCCATCACAGAAGTCTACAAACAAATTCACTCCGACCTGGAAAACACAGCGTCCATCCTCACCACCTTCATTTCTGAAATTCATGATGAGCATCTATAGTGCGGAAAGGGATGGTTCCTCTTTTCTTTCGGTTTCCGAATGAAGCGCTGGAACCGTCCCCTTGCTTCAAATTAGTTATTGCAAAATTTTGGTTTTGTGATTAATCTAGTTTTATGATGGCGAGTTTGTAAATTTTTGGGGGATGCTTCTTTGTTGAATTTATTTTTTGTTTTTTTGTTGGCTGTAGGTGTTTATTTTTTGATAAAGGATTTTCTATCTTTGAAAAAAGCTGCAGAGCTGTCGGCTGAAGCGCTTTATCCAGTTGGGGAACAGTTTGCGAATGTCTTTACGGATCGGGAATGGAAAGAGATGAAGCCAATCTCGAAGCATACGAAATCGTACCGGATTGTCAAATGGGGGACAGCGGCAGCGCTGGTGTTTGTTCTTGGGATGGCAGGAATTGTTTTTCTGACAGATTTGGTTTCTTCTTCTATTTTCAGCCTGGTTTATATTTTTTACTTTTATATGAGCGCCATCAGGCATCCGGGAAACTTCTTTATTTTGCAAAAAGGAATCATCCTGGACAGCAAATACATATCTCCGTCGTCAATCAAGGAGTTTTCTGTAGAAAAAATCCGGCGCTGGCATGCTTTGTATGGATACCATTCAAAAGTAAACAATGGCTTTAAACTATCATTTTCCTTTAAAAACAAGCTGATCCCATCCAGCTTCGTGGTCATTGCGGAGGAGAAGGACCTCGATGAGATCATTAAACTGCTAGAAGCACAGGGAATCCTCGGGAAGCTGGAGGAAGAAGAAAAGTTTGCGAAATAAAGGACGAAGTTTCTTATATACAAGGCTCAGTTAAAGATGAGTATTAATTAGAAGTTGATTGGAACGGAGGGGACTGACTCCGGCGGGATGTAGCGGCACGTGGAGACCCCACAGGCGTCTAGGACTCGGCAATCTGTCCCAACACGGGACAGATTGGGACAGACCATCATGAAAAAATCGGCACTCTGTCCCAACACGGTACAGATTGGGACAGATCACCAAGAAAAAATCGGCACTTTGTCCCAACACGAGACAGATTGGGACAGACCACCAAGAAATAAACGGAACTCTGTCCCAACACGGTACAGATTGGGACAGACCACCATGAAATAAACGAAACTCTGTCCCAACACGGGACAGATTGGGACAGATCACCATGAAATAAACGGAACTCTGTCCCAACACGGGATAGATTGGGACAGACTACCACGAAATAATCGGCACTCTGTCCCAACACGGAACAGCTTGGGACAGATCACCATGAAATAATCGGTACTCAGTCCCAACATGGGACAGCTTGGGACAGATCCCCATGAAATAGCCGGCACTCAGTCCCAACACGAATCAGTTTGGAACAGATCTCCATGAAATAATCGGCACTCTGTCCCAACGCGGAACAGATTGGGACATACAACCATGAAATAAACGGCACTTAGTCCCAACACGGAACAGTTTGGGACAGACCACCACGAAATAATCAGGAATCTGGGACGGTTCCGCTGCTTCATTCGAGATTCGAAAGAAGCGTCGGAACCGTCCCCATTTTTACATGTGCCCTATGCTAAATTTAGGAAGCTTGTATTCCATGATGGTGGATATGGTGCGGAAGCCCAGCTTTTTGTAGAGGTTTTTAGCGGGGTTGCCGGCAAAGACGTTTAGTTGGACGGTGTAGATCCCATTCGCGTAAAGCTCTTGCATAGCCGTCTGCATTAATCTTTTGGCGATTCCTTTATTTCTGTGGTGCGGGAAGACGTATAAATGAAAAAGGTGGCCGGTCAATTCGCCTGTCAATTGGCTCAAATCCCTTCCAAGCAAAATCCAGCCCCGTAAATCACGACTTTCTTCATCAATCAAATAATAGGCGCCATTTTTGATGAGAGTGGAGAACATCTCATAGGAATTCCAGCCATGATTCGGGGCGTATCCCGCTGTGCTTTCCTGCACGACATTCCCTGAAAGTCTCAATATATAATCTGTTTCCGCCTGATTTGTTTTTCTGATGGCCATAGCACACCTCAATGAATAATTGGTCTCTATTACTATATAAAGTAACCAGGCTGAGGGTGCCGCCCCTTAAAAATCAAACTGCCTGAACCCCCCGGGTCCAGGCAAAGTGAGGCTGGGGATGGTTCCGCTGCTTCCTTTGTGTCCTGAAAGAAGTGCTGGAAGCGTCCCCCTGCTTCATTATGAGATTTGGGCTATGTATTCCGGGTTGGGTTGCTGTTCGTCCTTGCCTTGGACTTTGTCGATTTTGTCGACGAACATGCCGAAGACTCGTTTTTTTTCTTCGAGATCTTTGATTTCAGATTTTAGCTTGTTGAATTGTTCTTCGAATGGCTTGTGGTAGATTTCGCGGATCGTGCGGATAATCTCTTCGTTTACGGTCGATTGGCTGACCTGTTTAGTGATGCTGAATTTGTAGTTGTAAACCATGAGTTCCTGTTTAACCTTCTCGTATTCCTTGTCTATTTCCGCAAGCAAATCGAGAATTTCTTCCTTCCACTCATTCAATGATTTTTTTAGGTATGATGAATCCATGGCTTGGTCTCCTTTTGCAAAATTTGTGATAGATTAAGATAAAAATATGTCCCTAAATTTTAACATGCAAAAATTACAGTTGTTTTGCTGTGAGATTACAGTTTGAACTTTCATATTAAATACTAGTAACAGAGAAATATAGACATTAGGGTTCAAGGAATATTTTGCAAAAGAAGAATAGGGTAGGAATGGAGATTAATCTTATGAAAATGAAGTTTGTTGTTTCGGCACTGCTCGTTATGTTCCTATTGTTTGGGACGTATAAGTTAATGAATGCCAGGGCGTTTCAATTATTCGGCGGGCTAGTTTCCGAGGTTAAGACAGGTGAAAAGGAAGTCGCGCTGACATTTGATGATGGGCCGAATTCAAATGTAGACCCACTCCTGCAGCTGCTGGACAAATATAATGCGAAGGCAACCTTCTTTTTGATTGGAAAAGATATTGAAAAACATCCTGAAGAAGCTAAAAAGCTTGTTGAGGCCGGCCATCAACTTGGTAATCACACCTATTCACATGAAAGA is a genomic window containing:
- a CDS encoding TOBE domain-containing protein, which gives rise to MKLSARNQIKGTVRDMKEGPVSTELTIDANGIEIIASITTTSAESMELQVGDEATAVIKSSSVMIAK
- a CDS encoding response regulator transcription factor, which produces MNILLAEDDMKLGQLVSHMLKKKGGYRVDWVEHGEDAYDYALASHYDVLVLDWMMPEKDGVTVCRDLRSEGYGGPILMLTAKDAIQDRVDGLDAGADDYLVKPFEIDELLARIRALARRNFAPIQEEVVPFGRYTLNRTSRNLYVDGHEIQLSPREFQLLDLLLQNKGQVLTRDILLDRIWGYDADVSYKIVDATVKLLRKKLGADLIQSIRGVGYKLEG
- a CDS encoding sensor histidine kinase, producing the protein MKDKLQTWRQRLFGGDVLSRTQKRLTFYNSGLLMVLLILFAIIVYLLLYSVMAVQEKQNLQNLINQTLVYQGEVQEKTENLREDPLMAVNEDLFYYAIVDSAGNELAGNSRIRPIQQTISASIRGWVPREGETKSAEFTIPRPSGIGGMHRHMERFEEHPVHLLIAGKPIYKGRQLAGIVYVGIDQTTHKKLFRVLLWILINLVLSFYLVALWVSHIMAKKAMEPVRKSFARQREFVADASHELRTPLSVLHTSIEVLEMEEEESFSDYSRQVVDDMKDEVKRMTKLVGDLLTLARMDSGKADVILTPFDIGPFAEQIVRSIQPIAAQKGIQVDAQLLPSLEVVGDAEKLRQLFYILLDNAMKYTPENGRIHVALEIKDKYWELRVKDSGVGISPEDQKKIFDRFYRADKHRSRQHGGTGLGLSIARWIVASHKGDIFVKSEYGKGSEFIVTIPLSIQQAAT
- a CDS encoding TldD/PmbA family protein, which translates into the protein MLSKSLIEDVLTAALSTGGDFSEVFIEDRFTNNLTLQSGKIETALSGRDFGVGIRVFKGFQSVYAYTTDFEKEGLLKAANRAAQAIKGTPETRLVSFEQQSAGIIHPIRIMPQEVGKSRKAAVLNAAYEKTKNYHSSIAQVTARYMDEEQNVLIANSEGTFIEDKRVRSRLAIQAVAVRGNQMETGFYGPGAMRGFEFFENLNLDHYANEAARIAVTMLDAAPCPSGKFPVIIDNEFGGVIFHEACGHGLEATAVAKDNSVFANRIGERVAPEIVSYIDDGTIQNEWGSINIDDEGEKARKNVLIENGILKGYLIDKFNSRRMGMESTGSGRRESFRFAPTSRMTNTYIAPGKSTPEEIISNTERGLYAKYMGGGQVNTATGDYNFAIMEAYEVNNGKLGKPLKGATLIGNGPKTLQLVDMVGNNLGHGAGMCGSMSGSIPVNVGQPMIRVSEITVGGTKGE
- a CDS encoding TldD/PmbA family protein; this encodes MKIQELLFREAEKNGFTDVEVYFEKKEVFGCKVYKGEIDQYEVAEDGGLSFRGKIDGRMGYAYTEKVDEASIPFLIRNAKENAEILNADDAEEIFAGSSHYEQGDFFSEELEEVSIVDKIEFVKEVERELLALDPRIQPTDYCMIRNESVTRTLSNNKGLNVSDRLNFLFAYLEAIVKDGEEIKTAFEFQVTKDFESLNAKEIAKKAADQALAQLGSKSIESKNYPVLLRNDAAANLLSVYSANFSAEETQAGKSPLKDKGGQAIASDKVTIVDDPFLEGGFGCRTFDSEGVATSKLTVMESGVLQNLLHNQKTAKKAGTETTGHAYKQSYKSAVKVGPSNFYIEPASKNLDELLGGMDEGVLITELSGLHSGTNTVSGDFSVAANGFYVKDGKVQHPVNLMTIAGNFYDMLAGVEDVGSDLIFPMLPIGSPSILVKSLSVTVE
- a CDS encoding PspA/IM30 family protein → MALFKRIKNIVTADLHEALDKCENPMAMLQQHLREMDQQVAKAEKALAGQFYLEKRYEILQEEAEATVAKRARQAELAVAKGDDAVAKIALQEKIAEEAKLQMLKEQATLTKENTAKLVEQIEKLKAEYQDFQFKKLELESRVHAARSIKQGQEMLSAFKFEGTSKGLAGAREYVYKLEAEAKAGEHFHQVAITPSVSPSFQAEVEKQFEALKQQRAE
- a CDS encoding GNAT family N-acetyltransferase, which translates into the protein MDKIDLIKGSIQDLQKVYPRFTEDFAPEEQKSYRQLESLLKEGNYQLLFAKDNTIEQIIGYAFIYEFATVPAIWIDYIAIHEEHRGGGYGSLFFKKIADYRQNGIGVFLEVEIPEAEEGENRTIQLRRISFYERLGANKLDVPYLLPTINGGFPMYLYFKSTDRVNILRKEQIQAAITEVYKQIHSDLENTASILTTFISEIHDEHL
- a CDS encoding GNAT family N-acetyltransferase, giving the protein MAIRKTNQAETDYILRLSGNVVQESTAGYAPNHGWNSYEMFSTLIKNGAYYLIDEESRDLRGWILLGRDLSQLTGELTGHLFHLYVFPHHRNKGIAKRLMQTAMQELYANGIYTVQLNVFAGNPAKNLYKKLGFRTISTIMEYKLPKFSIGHM